One Euphorbia lathyris chromosome 1, ddEupLath1.1, whole genome shotgun sequence DNA segment encodes these proteins:
- the LOC136219542 gene encoding NADPH HC-toxin reductase 1-like: protein MRKVCVTGGSGYIGSSLVKKLLDKGYIVHATLRNLEDESKVGLLKSLPNAETNLVLFQADIYNNNDFEAAIQGCQFVFHVAIPWENGPPNSQYKDKVEATVKGAKAIVEACIRSRTVKRLIYTASVLAASPLNEDGKSFKSCIDESCWTPLHLPFSHGNDCVLDYLKSKTIAEHEILRYNEVENAKLEVVTLACGLVGGDSALLSSVPLSVSSMSSQITGFLFGYNHGLMFMQQVLGSIPIVHIDDVCEAHVFCIENHEIKGRFLCAVANPSSLEIASYFIQEYPELKIAKEFIGEAGEKITFDSSKLIKMGFVYKYDMKKILDGNVKCERRLGALSQLSVN, encoded by the exons ATGAGGAAGGTGTGTGTTACAGGAGGATCTGGTTATATTGGTTCCTCCCTTGTTAAAAAGCTACTGGATAAAGGCTACATTGTTCATGCTACTCTCAGAAACTTAG AAGATGAATCCAAAGTGGGGTTGCTGAAATCACTTCCAAATGCAGAAACTAACCTTGTTCTATTTCAAGCTGATATATACAATAACAATGATTTTGAGGCTGCAATTCAAGGTTGTCAATTTGTGTTTCATGTTGCTATTCCTTGGGAAAATGGCCCTCCAAACTCTCAG TATAAAGACAAAGTTGAAGCAACAGTGAAAGGAGCAAAAGCCATAGTTGAAGCATGTATCAGGTCAAGAACGGTTAAACGTTTAATCTACACAGCAAGTGTTTTGGCTGCTTCCCCATTAAATGAAGATGGAAAGAGCTTCAAATCATGTATCGATGAATCTTGTTGGACCCCTTTACATCTCCCGTTTTCTCATGGAAACGACTGCGTATTG GATTATCTAAAATCAAAGACAATAGCAGAGCATGAGATCTTGAGATACAATGAAGTTGAGAATGCTAAGCTAGAAGTGGTAACTTTAGCTTGTGGGTTAGTAGGGGGAGATAGTGCTCTTCTTTCTTCAGTGCCTTTGAGTGTTTCCTCCATGAGTTCACAGATTACTGGGTTTTTATTTGGGTATAATCATGGATTAATGTTTATGCAACAAGTTTTAGGGTCTATTCCAATTGTGCatattgatgatgtttgtgaagcACATGTTTTCTGCATTGAAAACCATGAAATTAAAGGAAGGTTCCTTTGTGCTGTTGCTAATCCAAGTAGCTTGGAAATTGCCTCTTACTTTATTCAAGAGTATCCTGAGTTGAAGATTGCCAAAGA ATTCATCGGAGAAGCTGGAGAAAAAATCACATTTGACTCCTCAAAGTTAATAAAGATGGGTTTTGTATACAAATATGATATGAAGAAAATCTTAGATGGCAACGTAAAATGTGAAAGGCGGCTTGGAGCTCTATCTCAATTAAGTGTAAATTAA
- the LOC136219550 gene encoding BTB/POZ domain-containing protein At4g08455-like encodes MRGHHRYELAQFEIDTETESKSEKIRWCISCKEEYITIDIGMCMECYHEASEKKEELEREIEDLKAKLAFLRVCSPLNHTDVVLIASSDSTIPIPAHKAILVNRSPVFKSILEKENEDTVTPEATIQIDDVSYAALRAFLNYLYTAETCFDDQLAFDVLVLAEKYEVKHLKTECEKFLVSKLNWDNSVTSYAFGHKYNAKHLVEASLTLITKNMNKLTDREEYIELFEKDPCLVVKIYEAYFVKCIKMLQ; translated from the coding sequence ATGAGAGGTCATCACCGGTACGAGCTAGCCCAGTTTGAAATCGACACCGAAACAGAATCTAAATCTGAAAAAATACGGTGGTGCATATCGTGCAAAGAGGAGTACATCACAATTGACATCGGCATGTGCATGGAATGTTATCACGAAGCGAGTGAGAAAAAAGAAGAACTCGAGCGAGAAATAGAAGATCTTAAAGCTAAACTTGCCTTCTTACGAGTTTGCTCTCCACTTAACCACACCGATGTCGTTTTAATCGCCTCTTCTGACTCGACTATCCCAATCCCCGCTCATAAGGCCATTTTAGTTAACCGCTCTCCGGTGTTTAAGTCAATACTCGAGAAGGAGAATGAGGACACGGTCACTCCAGAAGCTACTATACAAATTGACGATGTATCTTATGCTGCCCTGAGAGCCTTTCTGAACTACTTATACACTGCCGAAACATGTTTTGATGATCAATTGGCCTTTGATGTTTTAGTGTTGGCTGAAAAATATGAGGTGAAACATCTTAAGACTGAGTGTGAGAAGTTTTTGGTATCTAAATTGAATTGGGATAACTCGGTTACGAGTTATGCATTTGGACACAAATACAATGCTAAGCATTTGGTTGAAGCATCGTTGACATTGATAACAAAGAATATGAACAAGCTTACTGATCGGGAAGAGTATATCGAGCTCTTCGAAAAGGATCCTTGCCTCGTCGTGAAGATTTATGAAGCTTATTTTGTTAAATGCATCAAAATGTTACAATAA